The sequence TTTACAGAGACAGTCAGCGGGTCTATTCCATCTTCAAATGAAATCAGCCCTTCCTCCTCAAGCATCAAGAACGCTCGAGCACCATTCGTTGGATCATTAGGAATAGCGATCTCGGCACCATCTTCAATTTCATCGAGCGAATCATATTCCTCCGAATAAATGCCCATTGGCGCTGTCGGGACAGAAATCAAACTAGACAACTCTAAGTCATTATTCTCGGCAAAATCATCTAGATAAACTTGGTGCTGAAATAAATTCGCGTCATCTTTGCCTTCAGCCAGTTCACGGTTTGGAATGATGTAGTCTTGATATTCATTTACCGTTACAGTGTAGCCTTTCTCCTCTAAACCAGGAATAATGGCTTTTGTAATCATATCGCTGTACGGGCCGGCGGTAGCTCCAAACCGAATTTCTTTTGAGTCTCCAGCGTTTCCGCCTTCACCTCCACTTCCACATGCGCCGAGGACGAAGATGACGCCTAAACTTATTGCACTTTTTACCAATAATGTCTTGTTCATTGTTTCTCTCCTTCTTTATCCTATCTATTTAAGCAAAAGCTTTTTTGGACAATGTTTTATTTTCTTTTATCTGTCGCTTTTGCAGTCAAATCTCCTAAAAACTGAAATACTTGGACGAGAATGATCAATATCACCACAGTCGCAATCATAATCGTATGGTCATAGCGATAATGACCGTAGCGAATCGCTAAATCGCCAACTCCGCCACCGCCAATGACACCCGCCATTGCCGAGTAAGCAATCAAGCTGATAATCGTAAGAGTAAGCCCTTGTACCATCGAAGCACGCGCTTCTAAAAAGAGCACGTCTTTTATAATCATCCATGGCGTCGCGCCCGAAGCGATTGCTGCTTCAATCAGCCCTTTGTCTACTTCCCGCATTGAGCTTTCTACAATCCGGGCAAAGAACGGAATCGCCGCGACCGACAACGACACACTTGCTGCGATCGGGCCTGTCGTTGTACCGACGAGCGCTTTCGTAAAGGGATAAAGGGCAACAAGCAAAATGATAAACGGAATGGAACGGACAATGTTGACAATGAAGCCCAATCCTGATTGGACAAGTTGATTTTCCCAGAACAAGCCACGGTCAGTTGCAAACAAAATGACGCCAAGTGGAAAACCAAATAATATCGCCACAGCTGTCGAGATGCTGATCATTAACAATGTCTCTAAAAAGGCATTCCACATATCTGGCAACATCTCAACTAAATGCACGAAGTCCATCGCGAATCACCTCCACTTCCGCGGAACGTTGCTTAATATAGGCAATCGCTTCCTGAATCGCTGTTGGCTCGCCCTTCAATTCCATAATAAAAATGCCAAGCGGGCGGCCGCCGATATATTCGATCGCTCCATGGAGAAAGTTTCCTTTTACAGAAAACTGTTGCAATGTATCCGAGATAATGCCTTGCTGGGCAACGCTTCCTTTAAAGATTACTTTAGCAATCGTTCCAGAAAATTGCCTCAATGTTTGTTCAGGGATATGAAAAGAGACGACATCGCCAATAAACTCTTGTGTTAACTGTGCTTTTGGCGCGGCAAACACATCATATACATCTCCCTGCTCAATGATTTTGCCATCTTGCATAATCGCCATTTTATGGCATATTTCTTTAACCACTGCCATTTCATGGGTAATGAGCACAATTGTGAGCCCTAGTTCTTCGTTCAACTTTTTTAATAATGCCAAAATCGATTTAGTTGTAGTTGGGTCAAGTGCAGACGTGGCTTCATCACACAATAGCACGCTTGGTTTGTTGGCTAGCGCTCGGGCAATGCCAACACGTTGCTTTTGGCCGCCAGAAAGCTGTGCCGGATACGCATTGCGTTTATTCGAAAGGCCGACGAGCTCTAGCAGTTCTTCAACCCTGGCTGGAATTAGATCAGCCCTTACACCCGCGGCTTTTAAAGCAAAGGCAATATTGCCAAATACCGTTTTTTGGTTGATTAAATAAAAATGCTGAAAAATCATGCCGATCTTTAAGCGCGCTTGCCGAAGCTCGCGTGTCCCCAGCCTGGTCAAATCGATTCCGTCAACGCGAATTGTCCCACTCGTCGGCCGTTCTAATAAATTGATACAGCGTAGCAGTGAACTTTTGCCCGCTCCCGAGTAGCCAACGATACCAAAAATCTCTCCTTTGCCTACTTTAAAAGAAACATTGTCTACGCCGACAACACGTTTTTTCTTCGTTTCGTATACTTTTGTTAACTCGCTTGCCTCAATCATCGGTTTCTCCACTCCTACATAAAAACGCTTCTCTCATTATGAAAGAAGCTGCGAAAATCCGTTTCCGTTTTTCCGGCTTATCTTTCAGAATGATCCCATTCTGCAGGAATTGGCACCTTCCCCGTAACGGGAGGTTGCTGGACGTCATTGGGCCTAGTCCCTCAGTCGCTCTTGATAAGTCCTTTTTTTATTTGATGTAACCCGTATATTACGCTTTTTAAACAAAATTGTCAAAACATTTATCGGCAGCAACCCCAAAAACACGTTTTCCACATTGAAAAACGTGTTTTTGTTTTGTACGTTTGTTTCATTTAGCGCTTTCTTGGCCATTATGATCAGTGGTTCCATGGTATTTCCGGTATGTAATCGCCGAAATGGTAATGCTGATCTCATATAAAATAAGCATCGGCACAGTAACAAACAAATGAGACGTTAATTCAGGGGGCGTAATAATACCAGCGATCACAAGCAAGGCAAAATACGCATATTTACGGATTTTCCGCAGAAATGTCGGCGTGACCACTCCTAGCCTCGTTAAAAACATCACAACTACCGGAAGCTGAAACAAAAGCCCAAAAGGGATTGTCAGTTGGAACAAAAATGAAAAGTATTCATTGATTCCATACATCTCATTTATTTCGAGGCGGTCGGCCATTTGCCCCATAAAGGAAATGACAAAAGGCAGTAAAATAAAATAGGAAAAAGCAATGCCTGCCAAAAACAATAGGAACGCAATTGGAATGTATGCGAGCGTCGCTTTCTGTTCGTTCTCTTTTAATCCCGGTGAAACAAATGCCCATAATTGGTACAAGATCACTGGGATGATTAGCACAAGCGCTGTTATGACAGCAAAGTTCATATAGACCCGAAGTGGGTCGGTCAATCGAAAAGCATTAAACGGCATATCAGCGGCTTGGGGGGAGTTCTGCAAAAATGTAATGACAGGGACCGCCAAGAAAAAACCGCCAATAAGCGCGACAATAAAAAAGGCGAGGACCACAAAAATCCTGCGCCTTAGCTCTTCCGCGTGATCCATAATGGACATGTCTTGCATAGGGACACGCCCTTTTCTGCCTTTACGCTTTTTCTTTTTGGACGTTTGTTGATTTGGTGTCATCATCGTCATCCGCTAATCCTTTGGTAGCATTTTTAAACTCACGCAATGTGCTTCCCGCTGCTTTTCCGAGTTCCGGCAGCTTTTTCGGCCCGAAAATTAGCAATGCGACCAGTGCAATTAATACGACACTCCCTACAGAAAGTCCTCCCATTGTTGTTGCCTCCTTCTTATAGTGGGTAATGCTTTAAAAAGTAAACAAGCGCCTGCAGTTCCACTGCAAGGTCAATATGATGAACGCGAATATGGGCTGGTACGGATAAGCGTACTGGGGTAAAGTTTAGAATCCCTTCAATTCCCGCTTCAACGAGGCGGTCTGCACTTTTTTGTGCCTGGGAAGCAGGCACAGTCAGAACCGCAATCGAAACATTTTGCAACCCAATTTCTTCAAGCTTGTCCCAGTTATACACAGGAACTTCGCCTACTTTTGTACCAATTTTCTTTTCATCGACATCAAAAGCATGGGTGATCACGGTATTGTTGTTTTTCGAAAAATTATACTGCAATAATGCAGTTCCAAGGTTTCCTACACCGACTAAAATCACGTTTGTCCGCTCATCTTGGTCTAACGTCTCCCTAAAAAAAGAAAGGAGATATTGGACATTATACCCATACCCTTTTTTTCCTAACGCACCAAAGTAGGAAAAATCTCTTCGGATTGTTGCAGAATCTACTTTTACTGCCTGGCTTAATTCAGTTGAAGAAACCCGCTGTTTTCCGGCAGCATGCAAGCTTTCGATAAAGCGGTAATAAAGCGGCAAGCGTTTTGCTGTTGCCTGAGGAATCTTCAGTTGTTCTGATTTCATGTCCGCCCCTTTCTGAGCTTTGGCTGCTGGCGCAGCATGATTCAACTCTATTGTACACGATTTTCGCTAAAATGAAAGAGCTCTCATTATGAACCTTTATTGTTGTTTGTATCTAAATTGATGTACACTTATTAAAGAACTTATTATGAACGCGAGGTTTGCTTTTTATGATTGTACTACAATGCGTAAACGTATCAAAGGCTTTTGGCACAGAACCTGTGCTCGAACAGGTAAAGTTAGAAGTACAGGCGAAAGATCGAGTAGGCTTAGTCGGGCGAAACGGGGCAGGCAAATCGACGCTTTTAAAAATCATTACTGGCGAAATCAGCCAAGATACAGGCGAAATCGTCATTCCAAAGCAAACAACAATTGGCTACCTAGCCCAGCATACAGGACTAGCTTCAAACCGTTCGATTTGGGATGAAATGCTTGAAGTGTTTGCGCCGCTGTTGGAAATGGAACGCTCACTGCGTACGTTGGAACAGCAGATGGCCGATCCAGACGCGATAGAGCAAAACAATTACCAAAAACTGCTTGCTGAATACGACCAGTTGCAGCTCGCTTTTAAAGATTCCGGTGGCTACCAATACGAAGCGGATATCCGCAGTGTGCTAGCTGGACTCCATTTTCATCATTTTGATTACAGCACAGCCATTTCTACTCTCAGCGGCGGGCAGAAAACAAGGCTTGCTTTAGCCAAACTGCTCCTTTCAAAACCAGACATTCTCGTCCTCGATGAACCAACGAACCATCTAGATATGGAAACATTGTCTTGGCTCGAACAGTATTTGGCTAATTACTCTGGGGCAATTTTAGTCGTATCCCATGACCGTTATTTTCTGGACAAACTT is a genomic window of Shouchella clausii containing:
- the tatC gene encoding twin-arginine translocase subunit TatC, translated to MQDMSIMDHAEELRRRIFVVLAFFIVALIGGFFLAVPVITFLQNSPQAADMPFNAFRLTDPLRVYMNFAVITALVLIIPVILYQLWAFVSPGLKENEQKATLAYIPIAFLLFLAGIAFSYFILLPFVISFMGQMADRLEINEMYGINEYFSFLFQLTIPFGLLFQLPVVVMFLTRLGVVTPTFLRKIRKYAYFALLVIAGIITPPELTSHLFVTVPMLILYEISITISAITYRKYHGTTDHNGQESAK
- a CDS encoding methionine ABC transporter ATP-binding protein gives rise to the protein MIEASELTKVYETKKKRVVGVDNVSFKVGKGEIFGIVGYSGAGKSSLLRCINLLERPTSGTIRVDGIDLTRLGTRELRQARLKIGMIFQHFYLINQKTVFGNIAFALKAAGVRADLIPARVEELLELVGLSNKRNAYPAQLSGGQKQRVGIARALANKPSVLLCDEATSALDPTTTKSILALLKKLNEELGLTIVLITHEMAVVKEICHKMAIMQDGKIIEQGDVYDVFAAPKAQLTQEFIGDVVSFHIPEQTLRQFSGTIAKVIFKGSVAQQGIISDTLQQFSVKGNFLHGAIEYIGGRPLGIFIMELKGEPTAIQEAIAYIKQRSAEVEVIRDGLRAFS
- a CDS encoding twin-arginine translocase TatA/TatE family subunit, whose translation is MGGLSVGSVVLIALVALLIFGPKKLPELGKAAGSTLREFKNATKGLADDDDDTKSTNVQKEKA
- a CDS encoding methionine ABC transporter permease → MDFVHLVEMLPDMWNAFLETLLMISISTAVAILFGFPLGVILFATDRGLFWENQLVQSGLGFIVNIVRSIPFIILLVALYPFTKALVGTTTGPIAASVSLSVAAIPFFARIVESSMREVDKGLIEAAIASGATPWMIIKDVLFLEARASMVQGLTLTIISLIAYSAMAGVIGGGGVGDLAIRYGHYRYDHTIMIATVVILIILVQVFQFLGDLTAKATDKRK
- a CDS encoding MetQ/NlpA family ABC transporter substrate-binding protein, with the protein product MNKTLLVKSAISLGVIFVLGACGSGGEGGNAGDSKEIRFGATAGPYSDMITKAIIPGLEEKGYTVTVNEYQDYIIPNRELAEGKDDANLFQHQVYLDDFAENNDLELSSLISVPTAPMGIYSEEYDSLDEIEDGAEIAIPNDPTNGARAFLMLEEEGLISFEDGIDPLTVSVKDITENEKNLQFVELEAAQLPREVGEKPLTAVPGNFALSAGLDLNSAIKLENMPDQYRNVVAVRSEDADGELANDIKEVVESAEFEEVIDKEFAGFGKPSWMEE
- a CDS encoding redox-sensing transcriptional repressor Rex yields the protein MKSEQLKIPQATAKRLPLYYRFIESLHAAGKQRVSSTELSQAVKVDSATIRRDFSYFGALGKKGYGYNVQYLLSFFRETLDQDERTNVILVGVGNLGTALLQYNFSKNNNTVITHAFDVDEKKIGTKVGEVPVYNWDKLEEIGLQNVSIAVLTVPASQAQKSADRLVEAGIEGILNFTPVRLSVPAHIRVHHIDLAVELQALVYFLKHYPL